A region from the Falco rusticolus isolate bFalRus1 chromosome 4, bFalRus1.pri, whole genome shotgun sequence genome encodes:
- the OXNAD1 gene encoding oxidoreductase NAD-binding domain-containing protein 1 isoform X1 encodes MAHATIYVGFTVPQLLRGASRIFLTHSTLVVLRHCAFCYCTVNGTIKSKRKMDHLEKTANNFRQEVISQAKVCEITNESETVKRLRLAIANKDFTFKAGQWVDFFIPGVSVVGGFSICSSPGLLNREGVLELAVKHTVHPPADWIHTKCTVDSEVALRVGADLHGYQEGKGNGYKMGTVKLYYSAKTTSDLLFKKNILGLMNAFPGKITCHFHVTQQSSQICKELQPHVTEGRISEKDLEKHVSKDTLWYICGPPPMIESISKLLSNIGVPRNCVFFEKWW; translated from the exons ATGGCTCATGCTACTATTTATGTAGGTTTTACTGTTCCTCAGTTACTGAGAGGAGCCAGCAGAATTTTTCTCACTCATTCTACATTGGTGGTGTTGAGGCACTGTGCTTTTTGTTACTGCACAGTGAACGG cacaataaaatcaaaaaggaaaatggatcATCTAGAGAAGACAGCAAATAATTTTCGCCAGGAG gTAATTTCACAAGCAAAAGTGTGTGAAATCACCAATGAATCAGAGACAGTCAAAAGACTTCGTTTGGCTATTGCAAATAAAGATTTTACTTTCAAAGCAGGACAGTG GGTTGATTTCTTTATTCCTGGAGTATCAGTAGTTGGGGGATTCTCTATATGTTCAAGCCCTGGCCTGTTGAATCGAGAAGGAGTGTTAGAGCTGGCAGTAAAGCACACTGTTCATCCTCCTGCTGACTGGATTCACACTAAG TGTACTGTTGACTCAGAAGTGGCCCTTCGAGTGGGAG CAGATCTTCATGGATACCAAGAGGGTAAAGGAAATGGATACAAAATGGGAACAGTGAAGCTGTACTACAGTGCAAAAACTACAAGTGACCTTTtatttaag aaaaatattcttggtTTGATGAATGCATTTCCTGGGAAGATCACATGTCATTTCCACGTTACCCAACAGAGTTCACAGATCTGTAAAGAACTTCAGCCACATGTTACAG aggGAAGAATATCTGAAAAGGATCTGGAAAAGCATGTGTCTAAAGATACTTTATGGTACATTTGCGGTCCACCTCCAATGATAGAATCTATATCCAAACTACTGTCTAACATTGGCGTTCCtagaaactgtgttttctttgagaaGTGGTGGTAG
- the OXNAD1 gene encoding oxidoreductase NAD-binding domain-containing protein 1 isoform X3, with protein MRGLGAGFACEDRGKKSGAGDSEDGPVVMAHATIYVGFTVPQLLRGASRIFLTHSTLVVLRHCAFCYCTVNGTIKSKRKMDHLEKTANNFRQEVISQAKVCEITNESETVKRLRLAIANKDFTFKAGQWVDFFIPGVSVVGGFSICSSPGLLNREGVLELAVKHTVHPPADWIHTKCTVDSEVALRVGGDFFFDPQPGDSPVKLVLIAGGVGINPLFSILLHIADLHGYQEGKGNGYKMGTVKLYYSAKTTSDLLFKKNILGLMNAFPGKITCHFHVTQQSSQICKELQPHVTEGRISEKDLEKHVSKDTLWYICGPPPMIESISKLLSNIGVPRNCVFFEKWW; from the exons AT GAGAGGTCTGGGTGCAGGCTTTGCTTGTGAAGATAGAGGCAAAAAAAGTG GAGCTGGTGATTCTGAAGACGGCCCAGTCGTCATGGCTCATGCTACTATTTATGTAGGTTTTACTGTTCCTCAGTTACTGAGAGGAGCCAGCAGAATTTTTCTCACTCATTCTACATTGGTGGTGTTGAGGCACTGTGCTTTTTGTTACTGCACAGTGAACGG cacaataaaatcaaaaaggaaaatggatcATCTAGAGAAGACAGCAAATAATTTTCGCCAGGAG gTAATTTCACAAGCAAAAGTGTGTGAAATCACCAATGAATCAGAGACAGTCAAAAGACTTCGTTTGGCTATTGCAAATAAAGATTTTACTTTCAAAGCAGGACAGTG GGTTGATTTCTTTATTCCTGGAGTATCAGTAGTTGGGGGATTCTCTATATGTTCAAGCCCTGGCCTGTTGAATCGAGAAGGAGTGTTAGAGCTGGCAGTAAAGCACACTGTTCATCCTCCTGCTGACTGGATTCACACTAAG TGTACTGTTGACTCAGAAGTGGCCCTTCGAGTGGGAGGTGATTTCTTCTTTGATCCTCAGCCTGGTGACTCCCCTGTAAAACTAGTGCTGATAGCAGGAGGTGTTGGAATTAACCCATTGTTTTCTATACTGCTACATATAGCAGATCTTCATGGATACCAAGAGGGTAAAGGAAATGGATACAAAATGGGAACAGTGAAGCTGTACTACAGTGCAAAAACTACAAGTGACCTTTtatttaag aaaaatattcttggtTTGATGAATGCATTTCCTGGGAAGATCACATGTCATTTCCACGTTACCCAACAGAGTTCACAGATCTGTAAAGAACTTCAGCCACATGTTACAG aggGAAGAATATCTGAAAAGGATCTGGAAAAGCATGTGTCTAAAGATACTTTATGGTACATTTGCGGTCCACCTCCAATGATAGAATCTATATCCAAACTACTGTCTAACATTGGCGTTCCtagaaactgtgttttctttgagaaGTGGTGGTAG
- the OXNAD1 gene encoding oxidoreductase NAD-binding domain-containing protein 1 isoform X4, giving the protein MAHATIYVGFTVPQLLRGASRIFLTHSTLVVLRHCAFCYCTVNGTIKSKRKMDHLEKTANNFRQEVISQAKVCEITNESETVKRLRLAIANKDFTFKAGQWVDFFIPGVSVVGGFSICSSPGLLNREGVLELAVKHTVHPPADWIHTKCTVDSEVALRVGGDFFFDPQPGDSPVKLVLIAGGVGINPLFSILLHIADLHGYQEGKGNGYKMGTVKLYYSAKTTSDLLFKKNILGLMNAFPGKITCHFHVTQQSSQICKELQPHVTEGRISEKDLEKHVSKDTLWYICGPPPMIESISKLLSNIGVPRNCVFFEKWW; this is encoded by the exons ATGGCTCATGCTACTATTTATGTAGGTTTTACTGTTCCTCAGTTACTGAGAGGAGCCAGCAGAATTTTTCTCACTCATTCTACATTGGTGGTGTTGAGGCACTGTGCTTTTTGTTACTGCACAGTGAACGG cacaataaaatcaaaaaggaaaatggatcATCTAGAGAAGACAGCAAATAATTTTCGCCAGGAG gTAATTTCACAAGCAAAAGTGTGTGAAATCACCAATGAATCAGAGACAGTCAAAAGACTTCGTTTGGCTATTGCAAATAAAGATTTTACTTTCAAAGCAGGACAGTG GGTTGATTTCTTTATTCCTGGAGTATCAGTAGTTGGGGGATTCTCTATATGTTCAAGCCCTGGCCTGTTGAATCGAGAAGGAGTGTTAGAGCTGGCAGTAAAGCACACTGTTCATCCTCCTGCTGACTGGATTCACACTAAG TGTACTGTTGACTCAGAAGTGGCCCTTCGAGTGGGAGGTGATTTCTTCTTTGATCCTCAGCCTGGTGACTCCCCTGTAAAACTAGTGCTGATAGCAGGAGGTGTTGGAATTAACCCATTGTTTTCTATACTGCTACATATAGCAGATCTTCATGGATACCAAGAGGGTAAAGGAAATGGATACAAAATGGGAACAGTGAAGCTGTACTACAGTGCAAAAACTACAAGTGACCTTTtatttaag aaaaatattcttggtTTGATGAATGCATTTCCTGGGAAGATCACATGTCATTTCCACGTTACCCAACAGAGTTCACAGATCTGTAAAGAACTTCAGCCACATGTTACAG aggGAAGAATATCTGAAAAGGATCTGGAAAAGCATGTGTCTAAAGATACTTTATGGTACATTTGCGGTCCACCTCCAATGATAGAATCTATATCCAAACTACTGTCTAACATTGGCGTTCCtagaaactgtgttttctttgagaaGTGGTGGTAG
- the OXNAD1 gene encoding oxidoreductase NAD-binding domain-containing protein 1 isoform X2, with protein MAHATIYVGFTVPQLLRGASRIFLTHSTLVVLRHCAFCYCTVNGTIKSKRKMDHLEKTANNFRQEVISQAKVCEITNESETVKRLRLAIANKDFTFKAGQWVDFFIPGVSVVGGFSICSSPGLLNREGVLELAVKHTVHPPADWIHTKCTVDSEVALRVGDLHGYQEGKGNGYKMGTVKLYYSAKTTSDLLFKKNILGLMNAFPGKITCHFHVTQQSSQICKELQPHVTEGRISEKDLEKHVSKDTLWYICGPPPMIESISKLLSNIGVPRNCVFFEKWW; from the exons ATGGCTCATGCTACTATTTATGTAGGTTTTACTGTTCCTCAGTTACTGAGAGGAGCCAGCAGAATTTTTCTCACTCATTCTACATTGGTGGTGTTGAGGCACTGTGCTTTTTGTTACTGCACAGTGAACGG cacaataaaatcaaaaaggaaaatggatcATCTAGAGAAGACAGCAAATAATTTTCGCCAGGAG gTAATTTCACAAGCAAAAGTGTGTGAAATCACCAATGAATCAGAGACAGTCAAAAGACTTCGTTTGGCTATTGCAAATAAAGATTTTACTTTCAAAGCAGGACAGTG GGTTGATTTCTTTATTCCTGGAGTATCAGTAGTTGGGGGATTCTCTATATGTTCAAGCCCTGGCCTGTTGAATCGAGAAGGAGTGTTAGAGCTGGCAGTAAAGCACACTGTTCATCCTCCTGCTGACTGGATTCACACTAAG TGTACTGTTGACTCAGAAGTGGCCCTTCGAGTGGGAG ATCTTCATGGATACCAAGAGGGTAAAGGAAATGGATACAAAATGGGAACAGTGAAGCTGTACTACAGTGCAAAAACTACAAGTGACCTTTtatttaag aaaaatattcttggtTTGATGAATGCATTTCCTGGGAAGATCACATGTCATTTCCACGTTACCCAACAGAGTTCACAGATCTGTAAAGAACTTCAGCCACATGTTACAG aggGAAGAATATCTGAAAAGGATCTGGAAAAGCATGTGTCTAAAGATACTTTATGGTACATTTGCGGTCCACCTCCAATGATAGAATCTATATCCAAACTACTGTCTAACATTGGCGTTCCtagaaactgtgttttctttgagaaGTGGTGGTAG